The following proteins are co-located in the Seriola aureovittata isolate HTS-2021-v1 ecotype China chromosome 7, ASM2101889v1, whole genome shotgun sequence genome:
- the LOC130172086 gene encoding carcinoembryonic antigen-related cell adhesion molecule 5-like, giving the protein MAEAVLYAIILGAISVATGQQVDVEPEVFSYPGQTVNLRCAFTDATGIQLSQVTWTYESKEGNRINIAVFQPNLDPHYPDSPVKGRVSFSPSPPNLDSSSIQISDVRMTDEGNYICSISTFPAGTMQGTTSLVILERVSKVTVTASSTDLVEFSSVSLFCSSSGSSLSFLWLNGSSEVTASDRVQLTDGNTTLTIVSVTRYDQGPFRCHVFNAVSNGTSAPVNFSISFGPENINLTKSPSQDYYVEGSGISLMCSAVSRPAALFNWFLNRVPLSDTGRELRLMNIKEDQSGNYSCQAFNNKTMRNETCQPSVISVLKRVSNVTVTASSTDPVEFSSVSLFCSSSGSSLSFLWLNGSSEVTASDRVQLTDGNPTLTIVSVTRYDQGPFRCHVFNPFSNGTSAPVNLSISFGPENMNLTKSPSQDYYVEGTNISLMCSAVSRPAALFNWFLNRVSLSDTGRELRLINIKEDQSGNYSCQAFNNKTMRNETSQPSVISVLKPVVNASVTSSTNQPVEGNTFNLTCEAAGSVFARKWMKDGADLIQTENMIFYNENRVLSFQLLEKTDNGNYSCNISNPLSSVAAEYIMVVNWKHGCLSAGAIAAIVITICFIAAGGAAGGYYIYKNKNKKDPPPHNTAGLCHGAGVVTVDYLRGAEGESVTFTTSVKPAAEPFLALTWSFNGTTNVITSTSADVVGQGYENRITLDKATGSLVLRNLTEKDSGEYELIIIPQGAEQLQGTAKLEVLTKVSRPTIACPTENLIEGKTSVKLTCDADGSPSTRVWMKDGIPLVSGDRFSFHDGNRVLFINSVNRTDTGEFLCNVSNDFSFETAKCSLKVYYGPDRPTIVQTPVGAELEESVTLSCSADSLPRATFFWKFRHMKFYGPFHYIPEMEEKHQGMYTCTARNAITGLEASEMHILRGI; this is encoded by the exons ATGGCAGAAGCTGTGTTATATGCCATCATCCTGGGAGCCATCTCAG TAGCGACTGGTCAGCAAGTGGATGTGGAGCCAGAGGTGTTTTCGTATCCTGGCCAAACAGTCAACCTACGCTGTGCCTTCACTGATGCCACTGGGATTCAGCTCTCACAG GTCACATGGACCTACGAGTCAAAGGAAGGGAACAGGATCAACATCGCTGTGTTTCAGCCCAACTTGGATCCCCACTACCCCGACTCACCTGTGAAGGGCAGGGTCAGCTTCTCACCCAGTCCCCCAAACCTGGACAGCTCTTCCATCCAGATTAGTGATGTTAGGATGACTGATGAGGGGAACTACATCTGCTCAATTTCTACCTTCCCAGCTGGCACCATGCAGGGCACCACCTCTCTGGTCATACTGG AGCGAGTCTCCAAAGTAACAGTAACTGCCAGCAGCACAGACCTGGTGGAGTTcagctctgtcagtctgttctgctcctcctctggatcctccctctctttcctctggctGAACGGCAGCTCTGAGGTTACAGCCAGTGACAGAGTTCAGCTCACTGATGGAAACACCACTCTCACTATAGTCAGTGTGACCCGCTATGACCAGGGACCATTCAGGTGTCATGTGTTCAATGCAGTCAGTAATGGCACCAGTGCTCCAGTAAACTTCTCCATCAGCT TCGGCCCAGAAAATATCAATTTAACAAAATCCCCGTCACAGGATTACTATGTGGAAGGGTCAGGCATCAGCCTGATGTGCTCAGCTGTCTCCAGACCCGCTGCACTGTTTAACTGGTTCCTGAATAGAGTCCCGCTGTCTGATACTGGACGAGAGCTCAGACTTATGAACATTAAGGAGGATCAGAGTGGGAACTACAGTTGTCAGGCCTTTAACAACAAAACTATGAGAAATGAAACATGTCAACCTTCTGTCATCTCTGTCCTAA AGCGAGTCTCCAATGTAACAGTAACTGCCAGCAGCACAGACCCGGTGGAGTTcagctctgtcagtctgttctgctcctcctctggatcctccctctctttcctctggctGAACGGCAGCTCTGAGGTTACAGCCAGTGACAGAGTTCAGCTCACTGATGGAAACCCCACTCTCACTATAGTCAGTGTGACCCGCTATGACCAGGGACCATTCAGGTGTCATGTGTTCAATCCCTTCAGTAATGGCACCAGTGCTCCAGTAAACCTCTCCATCAGCT TCGGCCcagaaaatatgaatttaacaAAATCCCCGTCACAGGATTACTATGTGGAAGGGACAAACATCAGCCTGATGTGCTCAGCTGTCTCCAGACCCGCTGCACTGTTTAACTGGTTCCTGAATAGAGTCTCGCTGTCTGATACTGGACGAGAGCTCAGACTTATAAACATTAAGGAGGATCAGAGTGGGAACTACAGTTGTCAGGCCTTTAACAACAAAACTATGAGAAATGAAACATCTCAACCTTCCGTCATCTCTGTCCTAA AGCCAGTAGTGAATGCCTCTGTCACATCATCAACAAACCAGCCAGTTGAGGGAAACACTTTCAACTTAACCTGTGAGGCTGCTGGCTCGGTCTTTGCCAGAAAGTGGATGAAGGATGGTGCAGATctgatccagactgaaaacatgatattttacaATGAGAACCGAGTGCTGTCTTTTCAGTTGCTAGAGAAAACAGACAATGGAAATTATTCCTGTAACATCAGCAACCCTCTCAGCAGTGTTGCAGCTGAATACATCATGGTTGTTAACT GGAAACATGGATGTCTTTCAGCTGGTGCCATTGCTGCCATAGTAATAACCATATGTTTCATagctgctggtggagctgctggagggtACTATATCTACAAAAACAA AAATAAGAAAGATCCCCCGCCACATAACACAG CAGGTCTTTGCCATGGAGCTGGTGTAGTCACTGTTGACTACCTTCgtggagcagagggagagagtgtgacCTTCACAACATCTGTAAAACCGGCAGCTGAACCATTTCTGGCACTGACTTGGAGCTTCAACGGTACCACCAACGTAATAACCTCCACCAGTGCAGACGTAGTGGGACAAGGCTATGAGAACAGGATCACTCTGGATAAAGCTACTGGGTCTCTGGTGCTGAGAAAtctgacagagaaagacagcgGAGAATATGAATTAATCATCATCCCTcagggagcagagcagctgcaaGGAACCGCTAAGCTGGAGGTGCTGA CCAAAGTGTCGCGACCCACCATAGCCTGCCCCACAGAGAATTTAATTGAAGGTAAAACCTCTGTGAAGCTAACCTGTGATGCTGACGGCTCCCCATCTACCAGAGTGTGGATGAAAGACGGTATACCTCTGGTTTCTGGGGACAGATTCAGCTTCCATGATGGAAACAGAGTGCTGTTCATCAACTCCGTCAACCGTACAGACACCGGAGAGTTCCTTTGTAACGTCAGCAATGATTTCAGTTTTGAAACAGCCAAATGCAGCCTTAAGGTCTATT ACGGACCTGACAGACCAACAATCGTTCAGACGCCAGTGGGAGCAGAACTTGAGGAGAGTGTCAccctcagctgctctgctgattCACTGCCAAGGGCAACTTTCTTCTGGAAGTTCAGACACATGAAGTTTTACGGGCCTTTTCACTATATCCCTGAGATGGAAGAGAAACACCAGGGGATGTACACCTGCACTGCCCGTAATGCTATCACTGGTCTGGAAGCCTCTGAGATGCACATACTGCGTGGTATTTga
- the LOC130172087 gene encoding carcinoembryonic antigen-related cell adhesion molecule 5-like, with protein METYVKLLIILGAISGVSHGAGVLPDTLVAAVGETVMFATTVPPQETPILVVTWGILDISGTNFNIITSSSVNITAPGHTDRITLFRSTGSLELRNLTLNDSGEYRLTIIPVASSQLKGSCSLVVHAPVSNVTVTANSTDLVEFSSSISLSCSSSGSSLSFLWLNGSSEVTASDRVQLTDGNTTLTIVNVTRYDQGPFRCHVFSPVNNGTSAPLNLSISYGPENINLTLSPSQEYYDEGSDISLMCSAVSRPAALIQWFLNGDLLSDSGPELRLMNIQMSQSGNYSCQAFNNITMRNQTSQTAALTVLKSNISNVVVTPNTTDLVEFNNSVSLSCSSSGSFPSFLWLNGSSEVTASGRVQLTDGGATLTIINVARYDQGPFRCHVFNNFSNYTSDPVKLSISFGPENTNLKLFPSQQHYEEGSDISLRCSAVSRPAAQYYWFLNGDKLSESGPELRLMNLQESQSGNYSCQAFNNKTMRNETSHPSVVFILSPVSSVVVTSNTTVFLEFSTSVSLSCSTSGSSLSFLWLNGSSEVTASDRVQLTDGNSTLTIVNVTRYDQGPFRCNVSNGVSNGISQSVNLVIQYGPDNMSIKGPNSVHAGDLTMLYCHTMSVPSAKFTWLFKGKPTNGHEAVYVIKSSRNSDSGTYTCTAENIVTGQSQTAHHELTVIDFSDCDCSAAVGRATIITAGCCVLIAAVNGIIVYCLIRKKRANSIYAAHRKEKLSVKECHSDLYKITGPVNNDLYAVPLKLKK; from the exons ATGGAAACATATGTGAAACTGCTGATCATCCTGGGAGCCATCTCAG GTGTAAGCCATGGAGCTGGTGTGCTCCCAGACACTCTCGTTGCAGCTGTTGGAGAGACGGTGATGTTCGCCACAACTGTGCCTCCACAAGAAACACCAATCCTGGTTGTCACCTGGGGTATTTTAGATATCAGTGGTActaattttaatataataacCTCATCTAGTGTAAACATAACTGCACCAGGACATACGGACAGGATCACCCTCTTCAGATCTAcgggatctctggagctcagaaATCTGACTCTCAATGACAGTGGAGAATACAGACTCACCATTATACCAGTTGCCAGCTCACAGTTGAAGGGAAGCTGCAGTCTTGTGGTGCATG CCCCAGTCTCCAATGTAACGGTAACTGCCAACAGCACAGACTTGGTGGAGTTCAGCAGCTCCATCAGTctgtcctgctcctcctctggatcctccctctctttcctctggctGAACGGCAGCTCTGAGGTTACAGCCAGTGACAGAGTTCAGCTCACTGATGGAAACACCACTCTCACTATAGTCAATGTGACCCGCTATGACCAGGGACCATTCAGGTGCCATGTGTTCAGTCCTGTCAATAATGGCACCAGTGCTCCATTAAACCTCTCCATCAGCT ATGGCCCAGAAAATATCAATTTAACACTGTCTCCATCACAAGAATACTATGACGAAGGGTCAGACATCAGTCTGATGTGCTCGGCTGTCTCCAGACCTGCTGCTCTGATTCAGTGGTTTCTGAACGGAGACCTGCTGTCTGATTCTGGACCAGAACTCAGACTGATGAACATTCAGATGAGTCAGAGTGGAAACTACAGCTGTCAGGCCTTTAACAACATAACTATGAGAAATCAAACATctcaaactgcagctttaactgTACTGAAAT CAAATATCTCCAATGTGGTGGTAACTCCCAACACCACAGACTTGGTGGAATTCAACAACTCCGTCAGTctttcctgctcctcctctgggtCTTTCCCCTCTTTCCTCTGGCTGAACGGCAGCTCTGAGGTTACAGCCAGTGGCAGAGTTCAACTCACTGATGGCGGCGCCACCCTTACTATAATTAATGTGGCCCGCTATGACCAGGGACCATTCAGGTGCCACGTGTTCAATAATTTCAGTAATTACACCAGTGATCCAGTGAAACTCTCCATCAGCT TTGGCCCAGAGAATACTAATCTGAAGCTGTTTCCATCACAACAACACTATGAAGAAGGATCAGACATCAGTTTGAGGTGCTCAGCTGTCTCCAGACCTGCTGCTCAGTATTACTGGTTTCTGAATGGAGACAAACTTTCTGAATCTGGACCAGAGCTCAGACTTATGAACCTTCAGGAGAGTCAGAGTGGGAATTACAGCTGTCAGGCCTTTAACAACAAAACTATGAGAAATGAAACATCTCACCCTTCAGTTGTGTttatactat CTCCAGTCTCCAGTGTGGTGGTGACTTCAAACACCACAGTCTTTTTGGAGTTCAGCACTTCCGTCAGTCTGTCCTGCTCCACCTCTGgatcctccctctctttcctctggctGAACGGCAGCTCTGAGGTTACAGCCAGTGACAGAGTTCAGCTCACTGATGGAAACTCCACCCTCACTATAGTCAATGTGACCCGCTATGACCAGGGACCATTCAGGTGCAACGTGTCGAATGGCGTCAGCAATGGAATCAGCCAGTCAGTGAATCTTGTCATCCAAT ATGGACCTGACAACATGAGCATCAAAGGACCCAATTCTGTACATGCTGGAGATTTGACAATGCTCTACTGCCACACTATGTCTGTTCCATCAGCGAAGTTCACCTGGCTCTTTAAAGGGAAGCCAACTAATGGTCATGAGGCTGTGTATGTCATTAAATCGAGCCGAAACTCTGACAGTGGCACCTACACCTGCACTGCTGAGAACATTGTCACAGGGCAGAGTCAAACAGCACACCATGAGTTAACTGTCATAG ATTTCTCAGACTGTGACTGCTCAGCTGCTGTTGGAAGAGCTACTATCATAACAGCTGGATGTTGTGTCCTTATTGCAGCAGTGAATGGAATAATTGTGTACTGTCTGATAAGGAAGAAAAG agCCAACAGCATTTATGCAGCACATAGGAAAG AAAAATTGAGTGTAAAGGAGTGCCATTCAGATTTGTATAAGATCACAGGACCAGTTAATAACGACTTGTATGCTGTTCCTTTGAAG ctgaaaaaatga